In the genome of bacterium, one region contains:
- a CDS encoding MetS family NSS transporter small subunit, with product MSFESILVMILILGLNWGGFALCLAFALRKEKTKNGA from the coding sequence ATGTCCTTTGAATCTATTCTTGTCATGATCTTAATTCTTGGCCTCAATTGGGGTGGCTTTGCGTTGTGCCTCGCTTTTGCTTTACGAAAAGAGAAAACGAAAAATGGCGCGTGA
- the holA gene encoding DNA polymerase III subunit delta, protein MARDDKSLTYTKALQEIKKQPLGSAYFFYGDEVFLADNLSDAIVRKIFQSDKDDFNVHLFYGKESRSEDILNNAMSFPMLADRKVVILKDAEQLEKNGRDTLAKYFENPLDTTVFIVISSKPDFRQNLFKKLKDSAVCVELKKLRDNEVLAWIESFAESKGKTINARAAMLLASKVDVSLRELSTEMEKLATYVGTRAEINDEDVETVIGVSRQFNVFELCAAVGQKNFMKASGIMTNMIRHGEQPVGMIAMMYRQFMILWNICEMCENGRSIPEIEKTLMNQFRIYPNFFQNDYWPQAQKFSVAEIHKCMGFLLEADSDIKSSSIKDDMIMHQLLFKLTQTAMI, encoded by the coding sequence ATGGCGCGTGACGACAAAAGCCTGACGTACACAAAAGCGTTACAGGAAATAAAAAAACAACCGCTCGGATCGGCTTATTTTTTTTACGGTGATGAAGTTTTTTTGGCCGATAATTTAAGCGATGCCATTGTTCGGAAAATTTTTCAATCGGATAAAGACGATTTCAATGTGCATCTTTTTTACGGAAAAGAATCACGTTCAGAGGATATTCTGAATAACGCCATGAGTTTTCCCATGCTCGCTGACCGCAAAGTTGTTATCCTCAAAGATGCCGAGCAATTGGAAAAAAACGGCCGCGATACGCTGGCCAAATATTTTGAAAACCCACTCGACACGACTGTTTTTATCGTTATTTCATCCAAGCCCGATTTCCGCCAAAATTTGTTTAAGAAACTGAAAGATTCGGCCGTTTGCGTCGAATTAAAGAAGCTAAGGGATAATGAAGTTCTGGCATGGATTGAATCGTTCGCCGAATCGAAAGGCAAAACGATCAATGCCCGTGCGGCGATGTTGCTGGCATCTAAGGTTGACGTGTCGTTGCGTGAACTTTCAACTGAAATGGAAAAGCTGGCAACCTATGTCGGGACGCGCGCGGAGATCAACGATGAAGATGTCGAAACCGTCATTGGCGTATCGCGGCAATTCAACGTATTCGAATTGTGTGCAGCGGTCGGTCAAAAAAATTTTATGAAAGCATCCGGCATCATGACAAACATGATTCGGCATGGCGAGCAGCCTGTTGGAATGATCGCGATGATGTACCGGCAGTTTATGATTTTGTGGAATATTTGCGAAATGTGTGAAAACGGGCGTTCAATACCTGAAATCGAAAAAACACTGATGAACCAATTCAGAATTTATCCGAATTTTTTCCAGAACGACTACTGGCCTCAGGCACAAAAATTTTCAGTAGCTGAAATTCACAAATGCATGGGGTTTTTACTTGAAGCCGACTCAGACATCAAATCGAGTTCGATCAAGGATGATATGATCATGCATCAACTGTTATTTAAATTGACTCAGACGGCTATGATATGA
- a CDS encoding sodium-dependent transporter produces METQKQQETFTSRWGLLLAALGMAVGTGNIWRFPRIAAQNGGGEFLIAWVIFLFTWSVPLLIAEFAIGKHTRKGTIGAFGKLIGEKYGWMGGFVGFCTFAIMFYYSVVTGWCLKYLSVAVTSGFTAMTPEISKQTFAVFIDSYQPIIFHVITMGLAAWIIYRGIASGLERANKVLLPGIFIVLIISAVWSLTEPNARGGLEFFFHPDFEALADYKIWLEALTQSAWSTGAGWGLILTYAVYMKQKEDVGLNSFVVGFGDNSASLLAGIVIFSTVFSLVPGDAAILLQSSGRASTGLTFEWLPALFSEMPGGFIFAIMFFLALFMAAFSSLISMVELAVRNFMDAGMGRSRAIIYVGIAGVIFGIPSALSSDFFENQDWVWGIGLMVSGMLVAFAVIRYGVDKFRTELINGEGADFKIGKWYNVVILVLIPLQFIAMISWWFYKAISDFAKDDWWDPTNIYSVGTCVVQWLLVIVLFMIFNKKIMGRILRQ; encoded by the coding sequence ATGGAAACACAAAAACAGCAGGAAACGTTTACATCACGTTGGGGACTTCTACTGGCAGCGCTCGGCATGGCCGTCGGCACCGGCAATATCTGGCGATTCCCGCGCATTGCGGCACAGAACGGCGGTGGTGAATTTCTGATTGCCTGGGTTATTTTCTTATTCACTTGGTCGGTTCCGCTCTTGATTGCAGAATTTGCCATCGGCAAGCATACACGCAAAGGAACCATCGGTGCTTTTGGAAAATTAATTGGTGAAAAGTATGGATGGATGGGAGGATTTGTTGGTTTTTGTACATTTGCAATCATGTTTTATTATTCTGTAGTCACCGGGTGGTGCCTGAAATATTTGTCAGTTGCCGTGACGAGCGGTTTTACCGCGATGACGCCGGAAATATCCAAACAGACATTTGCAGTTTTTATCGACTCGTATCAGCCGATCATTTTTCATGTGATCACCATGGGGCTTGCTGCCTGGATCATTTATCGAGGAATAGCATCAGGATTGGAAAGAGCCAATAAAGTTTTATTGCCAGGAATTTTCATTGTATTGATCATTTCGGCCGTTTGGTCGTTGACTGAGCCGAATGCACGCGGCGGGCTTGAATTTTTCTTTCATCCGGATTTTGAAGCGCTGGCCGATTATAAAATCTGGCTTGAAGCTTTGACGCAATCAGCATGGTCGACAGGCGCCGGATGGGGATTAATTCTGACGTATGCCGTATACATGAAACAGAAAGAAGATGTTGGATTAAACTCTTTCGTCGTAGGATTTGGAGACAACTCAGCATCTCTTTTGGCCGGTATCGTGATCTTCTCTACTGTATTCTCTCTTGTGCCCGGCGATGCGGCCATCTTATTACAATCATCTGGTCGGGCAAGCACAGGCCTTACGTTTGAATGGCTGCCGGCGTTGTTTAGCGAAATGCCAGGTGGATTTATTTTTGCTATTATGTTCTTTCTTGCGCTGTTTATGGCCGCATTCAGTTCGTTGATTTCTATGGTCGAATTGGCTGTACGTAATTTCATGGATGCCGGGATGGGAAGATCACGGGCGATTATTTACGTCGGCATCGCCGGAGTTATTTTTGGGATTCCATCGGCACTGTCGTCTGATTTTTTTGAAAATCAGGATTGGGTGTGGGGCATTGGTCTGATGGTCAGCGGTATGCTCGTTGCCTTTGCTGTCATTCGATACGGAGTCGATAAATTCAGGACAGAGCTAATCAATGGTGAAGGAGCTGATTTCAAAATCGGTAAGTGGTACAACGTCGTAATATTGGTGCTCATTCCATTACAATTTATTGCCATGATCAGCTGGTGGTTCTACAAAGCCATCAGCGATTTTGCTAAAGACGATTGGTGGGATCCCACCAATATCTACAGCGTCGGAACATGCGTGGTACAATGGTTGTTGGTGATTGTATTGTTCATGATTTTTAATAAAAAAATAATGGGGCGTATTCTCCGTCAATAA
- a CDS encoding sigma-70 family RNA polymerase sigma factor yields MVSYQELSDEDVIRLFQQGDMAAFDVIVGRYKEQLLNYVFQFVGERSDAEDIVQDTFVKVFKSKQAYKQIAKFSTWIYTVAGNFAKSELRKRKRQRQQSISSLATGEKEFEVVETRLNSDDITDSSVKKDLIRQAIKELSPRYREVIKLREIEHLSYEEIAQRTKLSLGTVKSRVNRARTQLQHKLGFLREK; encoded by the coding sequence ATGGTTTCGTATCAGGAACTGTCGGATGAAGATGTCATACGCCTTTTTCAGCAGGGCGACATGGCCGCGTTTGACGTGATTGTGGGCCGTTATAAAGAACAACTTTTGAATTACGTTTTTCAATTTGTCGGCGAGCGCAGCGATGCTGAAGATATTGTCCAGGACACGTTCGTAAAAGTTTTTAAAAGCAAGCAGGCTTACAAACAGATTGCCAAGTTTTCGACGTGGATTTATACCGTCGCGGGGAATTTTGCCAAAAGCGAATTGCGAAAAAGAAAACGACAGCGGCAACAATCAATTTCCAGCCTGGCTACCGGCGAAAAAGAATTCGAAGTAGTCGAGACGCGTTTGAATTCGGATGATATCACCGACTCATCTGTGAAAAAGGATCTGATTCGTCAGGCCATCAAAGAATTGTCGCCCAGATACCGTGAGGTCATCAAACTGCGCGAGATCGAACATTTGTCGTACGAAGAAATAGCTCAACGTACCAAGCTTTCTCTTGGAACGGTCAAATCTCGCGTCAATCGGGCTCGTACTCAATTGCAACATAAGCTGGGTTTTTTACGTGAAAAATAA
- the moaC gene encoding cyclic pyranopterin monophosphate synthase MoaC: MSHVDAHGRAKMVDVTKKSDTFRRATASGVVRLSGEAFRQLKKNQIAKGDVLTIAKAAGIMAAKKTSALIPLCHPIPLTHVDVDFELITKSRSVRLTANVTTTHKTGVEMEALTAVSVSALTIYDMCKAVDKGIEIDAIVLVRKEGGQSGVYQRKKMKKNK; the protein is encoded by the coding sequence ATGTCACACGTTGATGCGCATGGACGAGCCAAGATGGTCGACGTTACAAAAAAATCGGATACTTTTCGTAGAGCGACCGCTTCAGGTGTAGTGCGTTTGTCCGGCGAAGCTTTCCGTCAATTGAAAAAGAATCAAATAGCCAAAGGTGATGTACTCACTATCGCCAAAGCAGCCGGTATTATGGCGGCCAAAAAAACATCGGCGCTCATTCCGTTGTGTCACCCGATTCCGCTCACGCATGTCGATGTTGATTTTGAGTTAATCACTAAATCCAGATCCGTCAGGCTCACGGCAAATGTTACGACCACTCACAAAACAGGTGTGGAAATGGAAGCGCTTACGGCTGTATCCGTCTCCGCGTTAACCATTTACGACATGTGCAAAGCGGTGGATAAAGGCATTGAGATCGATGCAATTGTTTTAGTCCGAAAAGAAGGCGGTCAAAGCGGCGTCTATCAAAGAAAAAAAATGAAAAAGAATAAATGA
- a CDS encoding DUF3108 domain-containing protein, whose amino-acid sequence MIFFRKFVCVVVFVSSPVFSQQWVGESNDYKLTYLSISAVSISLSIPEIVQVDNKKAYRIVAVSKTTSFFSQFYSLENRYETLVDFETGLPIQYHKYITQKTIKQELITQYDHIKNIAHYEGGKFQEAFDIPVQENTHNFFSMIYSFRRESLQVGQIYRMNLDVETEPWKVEAKVVQKEKIEAVDQEWDAFRVEFKFIPTQEEVKRKKTDILTRRLATSKTRLIFWIAEAAPHPFLKIEFEMSPFSAYTKLVEMKQ is encoded by the coding sequence TTGATTTTTTTCCGAAAGTTTGTTTGTGTTGTTGTATTCGTAAGTTCCCCGGTTTTCAGCCAACAATGGGTGGGGGAAAGCAATGATTATAAACTCACGTATCTTTCCATTTCAGCCGTTTCAATTTCACTTTCCATTCCGGAAATCGTGCAGGTTGATAATAAAAAAGCCTACCGAATCGTAGCAGTCTCAAAAACTACAAGTTTTTTCTCTCAGTTTTATTCCCTGGAAAACAGATACGAAACACTGGTAGATTTTGAAACAGGCTTGCCGATACAGTATCATAAATATATTACGCAAAAAACTATCAAACAGGAATTGATAACGCAATACGATCACATTAAAAATATCGCTCATTACGAAGGCGGGAAATTTCAGGAAGCGTTTGACATTCCCGTGCAGGAAAATACACATAATTTTTTCTCAATGATCTATTCATTCCGAAGAGAATCGCTTCAAGTAGGCCAGATTTACAGGATGAACCTTGACGTTGAAACGGAGCCGTGGAAAGTAGAAGCTAAAGTTGTACAAAAGGAAAAAATAGAAGCGGTCGATCAGGAGTGGGATGCATTCAGGGTGGAATTTAAATTTATTCCTACTCAGGAAGAGGTTAAACGTAAAAAAACCGATATCCTGACGCGCAGATTGGCAACAAGTAAAACGCGGCTTATTTTCTGGATTGCCGAGGCAGCGCCGCATCCGTTCTTGAAGATTGAATTCGAAATGTCACCTTTCAGTGCGTATACAAAACTCGTTGAAATGAAGCAGTGA